The Breoghania sp. L-A4 sequence AGCGGATCGAAGGCCTGTGCCCGCGGTGCGTCGTTGTCGTGAGCCTGCGCCATGTCGGTCCGCGCGATATCCTGCGTCATCGTAATGATCCCTGAAATGCAATGAACAGGTGGTGAGCGGGGACGCCCCTGTCAATATGACGCAGCCCGTGGGCTCTCACCGGCCGGAGGTCTCCGCCACCTTGAGCCAGTCCACCTTGAAGCCGCGGGTGCGCAGCATCTCGATGATCTGCCGCGCGTGATCCGAGTCGCGGGTCTCCATGGTGACGTCGAGCGAGGCGCCCTTGGCCGGCACGTCGAGAAACAGCCGGTGGTGCGAGACATCGAGGATATTGCCGTCGAGATCGCCGATCAGCGTCGAGATGTCGCCCAGCACGCCCGGCCGGTCGGGGATCTCCATGCGGATGGTCACCATCCGTCCCTCGCGCGCCAGCTCGCGGGTGATGATGGAGGCGAGCAGCCGCGGGTCGATGTTGCCGCCGCTGAGCACCAGGGTCACGCGCCGTCCCCTGAACCGGTCGGGATGCGTGAGCAGGGCGGCGAGGCCCGCCGCGCCGGCTCCCTCCGCCACCGTCTTCTGCAGCTCCAGGAAGGCATTGACCGCGGTCTCGATGGAGGCCTCGGGCAGCAGGATGATCTCGTCGACGACCTTGGCCACAATCTCGCGCGTCAGCGTTCCCGCCGTCGCCACGGCGATTCCCTCGGCCAGCGTGTTGCCGGCGCAGGGCGCCTGCGCGCCGTGAAGCGCGTTGTGCATCGAGGGGTAGAAGGCGGTCTCCGCGCCGATGATCTCGATTTCGGGCTTGAGCGCCTTGGCCGCGATGCCGACGCCCGAGATCAGGCCGCCGCCGCCCACCGGCACGACGATGATCTCCGTGTCCGGCGCGTCCGCGAGAATCTCCAGCGCGATGGTGCCCTGGCCGCGGATGATGTCCGGATCGTCGAAGGGATGCACGAACACCAGGTTTTTGGCGTCCGCGATGCGATACGCCTCCGCTTGCGCCTCCGCGACGCTTTCGCCCGCCAGCACCACCTGCGCGCCATAGGCCCGGGTGGCGGCCGTCTTCACGTGCGGCGTCGTCGTCGGCATGACGATGGTCGCCGGGATGCCCAGCCGTGTCGCGTGGCAGGCCAGCGCCTGGGCGTGGTTGCCGGCCGACATGGCGATGACGCCGCGCGCGCGCTCCTCGGCGCTGAGCGTCAGCAGTTTCGTCAGCGCGCCGCGTTCCTTGAAGGCGTTGGTGCGCTGCTGGTTCTCGAACTTCACCCAGACATCCGCGCCGGTCAGGATGGACAGGCGCGGCGCCGGCAGCAGCGGTGTGCGCACGACCTCGCCTTCGATGGCGGCGGCGGCGTCCTGGATGGTGGCGAGCGTGATCTGCATGGGGGGCCTGCGCGGCGTTGCGGTGGCGCCGATGTGCCACCAAGCACCACACTAATGCAAGCGCGCGCCGCAGCGTCCTGCGTACAAGCCCTTACGGGATTCCTCCAGGAACGGCGACCAAGCCTCTGAAGCGACTCGTCTTTCGGCCTTTGTTGACTCAGAACCTCAGGCGCTTGAATCAGTTTGCCAGCGGCCTGAATCAATATGACAGGTCGTTGAATCACGTCGTGAGCCGATTGAGTCAACGGGCGTCGTCATATCCGCAAAAATGCGGAGCTTGCCGCTCACGCCATTTGCAGGCTGACCGCGGTGCTCACGAGCATCAGCGCCGCCAGCGTGCCGTTGACGATCCGGAAGCGCAGCGGACTGTTGGCGAGGCGGGCGAGAATCCTGCCGCCGGCGATCCAGCCGAAATTGACCGCGCCGCCGAGGCAGAAGAACGTGATGGCGATGGTCGTCGCGTCCGCGACATAGCGCTCGGGGGAGACGAACTGCGAGATGGCGGCGATCTGCATCGCGTAGGCCTTGGGGTTGAGCGGGTGCACCCAGAAGCCGCGCAGGAAGCCCGGCGCTCGGCTGTCTGCAGGCATGGGCGCATCCACCGGCCGCGGTGACGCCATCGCGATCGTCCAGGCGAGATAGACGATGTATCCCAGGCAGGCGACGCGCAACGCGTTCCACAGCCACGGCAGACCGGTGACGATGGCGAGCAGCCCGGCCACGGCCAGCACGTAGATCATCGAGAATCCGAACAGCGTCCCCAGCCAAAACGGCACCGTGCGGCGCACTCCATAGGTGCTGCCGTAGGCGAGAAACGCCACATTGGCCGGACCCGGCGTGCCGGTCAGCGCGATGATGTACAGACACAGCAGGAGGTACTGATCGAGAGACATGATGGCAGGCATGGGGCCGCTCCTTTGGCATGGCCCGCATGATTGAAGGTGACAGATACGTGATACAATCGTTATATTGTTCTAATGACAATATTCTCCGATCTCCGGGGCGACGCGGGCGGCGACACGCCCATCGGCGCCCGCCAGCTTGAAGCCTTCCTGCGCGACCGCATCGCCTCCGGCGTCCTGCCGGAGGGCACGCGGCTGCCGCCGGTGCGCGAGGCGGCCTGGCAGCTCAACTGCGCGCCGGGCACGGTGTCGCGCGCCTATCAGGCGCTCACCGTCTCGGGCCTGACGCACGGCGTTGTCGGCCGTGGCACCTTCGTGGGCGAGGGGCCGCGGCTGCTGACGATGCCGTTCAAGCCGTCCGATCCGGCCCGCGTGATCGATATGGCGGTGAACTGTTTCCTGATGGAGCCGGCGGGTGATTTCCTGCGCGAGGGTCTGGAGGCGGCGGGCGCGCGGGCGGCTGCGGGCACGACACCGCTCGACTATGTCGGGGAAATGGGCGCGGCCGGCGACCGCGAGGCGGCCTTGCCCTATCTCGCCCGCTGGCGTCACGACATAACCCCGGACACGGTCTGCATTCTCAACGGTGTGCAGTCGGCGCTGTCGGCGGCCTTCGGTTCGCTGGTGCGGCCGGGCACGGGCATCGCCTGCGATCAGGTTACCTATCCGGGCATGTTGAGTGCCGCGGCGCTCAACGGCGTGAAACTGCTGCCCGTGACCATGGACGGACAGGGGATGTGCCCGGACGCGCTGGACGCCTGCTGCCGCGCCAATGCGGTCTCGCTCGTGGTGCTCATGCCGAGCGTGCAGAATCCCACCGGCCGGCCGATGCCGGTCAAACGCCGCGAGGCCATCGCCGAGGTCGCGGCGCGCCACGCGTTGACGATCGTCGAGGACGAGATATACGGCTTTCTCAGCGCGGATTCGGGATCGAGTTTCTCGGCTCTCCTTCCGGAGCAGACGTTGCTGGTCACCGGCATGTCGAAATGCATCGCTCCGGCGATGCGCATTGGATACGCGGCGGGGCCGGGGCGTCTGGTGCGCCGGGTCGCCGGCGCGCACAACGCCATGCAGATGATGGCCTCGGCCCTTCTGTCCGGCATCGCCAGCCAGGTGATCCGCAACGGGGCGCTGGACCGGCGCATCGAGGCGATCCGGCGCGGCGTGCGCCAGCGCGCGGAGTACGTTTCGAAAACGCTTCCCGGCCTTGCCGAACCGGATCTGCAGGGCGGGCTGGCGTGGCTGACGCTGCCCGGTGGCTGGCGGGGGATGCCTTTTGCGCGGAGGCCGAGGCGCTGGGCGTGCGGGTGAGCAGCGGACACGTCTTTTCCGCCGAACGCACGCTGGCGCCCAACGCGGTGCGCATCAGCTTCGTCTCCGTCGAAGGCGATGCGCGGTTCCGGCAAGGCATCGACACGCTGGCCGAACTCGTCGCCCGGCCCTATGCCGGCGGCGCCATGGCGCCGTAGCCGGCATGCGGCCCGATTGACTCAGTGACACGTCCATGGCGACGGCGCTCGAGATCGGTATGATCTCGATGACAAGGTTCATACCCCCGCGATCGTCGTCCTCGGCCTTGTGCCGAGGATCCATGTTTTCAAGGACTTATGAATGGTCGGGACGAGCCCGACCATGACGAGGGAGGGGGCTTCTCGGCTCTGTCATCAGTCTCACAGCGGCTTCGCCGTTATGAATCAACCGTGCCTTTCGCGCTCCGCCCCAAGCCCCTGGCGCGACTCGCTTTTCCGTGCGGCTTGAATCACCGTCTCAGGCCGTTGAACCAGCGCTGTTGAATCGACGCGTGAAGTCTCCGTCGCGGGCCGGCCGTCATCCCTTCTTCAGGATCTCAGCCACGCGCGGCGCGAAATAGGTGAGCACGCCGTCGGCGCCCGCGCGCTTGAAGGCCATCAGGCTTTCCAGCATGGCGCGTTCGCCGTCCAGCCAGCCGTTCTGGGCGGCGGCCATGATCATCGCGTATTCGCCCGACACCTGGTAGGCGTAGGTCGGCACCGCGAAGGTGTCCTTCACGCGGCGCACGATGTCGAGATAGGGCATGCCCGGCTTGACCATGATCATGTCCGCCCCCTCGGCCAGATCCAGCTCCACCTCGATGATCGCCTCATCCGTGTTGGCCGGGTCCATCTGATAGGTGCGCTTGTCGCCGACCAGCGTCGCATTGGTGCCCACCGCGTCGCGGAACGGGCCGTAGAAGGCGGAGGCGTATTTCGCCGCATACGACATGATCTGAAGGTCGGTGAAGCCGTTGTCGTCCAGCGCCGCGCGGATCGCGCCGATGCGCCCGTCCATCATGTCCGAGGGCGCGATCACGTCGGCGCCGGCGTCCGCCTGGATCAGCGACTGGCGCACGAGCTGGGCCACCGTTTCGTCATTGAGAATCGTCTCGCCGTCCATCAGCCCGTCGTGGCCGTGGCTGGTGTAGGGGTCCAGCGCCACGTCCGTGACCAGCCCCACGTTGGGCACGGCCTTCTTGATGGCGCGGCAGGCGCGGCAGACGAGATTGTCGGCGTTCAGCGCCTCCGAGCCTGTCGCGTCGCGCAAGGCGGGATCGGTGTAGGGAAACAGCGCGATCGCCGGGATGCCGAGGCTTGCTGCCTTTTCCGCATCACGCACCGCCTCGTCGACCGACAGCCGCTCGACGCCGGGCATGGAGGCGACGGGCTGGCGCACGCCGCTCCCCGCCACGATGAAGATCGGCCAGATGAGATCGTCGACCGTCAGAACGTTCTCGCGCACCAGCCGCCGTGACCAGTCCGCGCGCCGGTTGCGGCGCATCCGCCGTCCGCCGAGAATCGACGCCATGTCCGGGTCGGCGGGCGCGCGAAGGCTCTTGCGCGGGTCAACGTTCATCGTCTGGCTCCATGTGCTTGGCGAGACGCCGCCTTTCGGCGGCTTGTCGGACGTTTGTCGCACCTGCGTCCGCTTCTGTATGATTTGTCGGCCAGCATTAGCATACAGCACAAGACACACCAATCGCATAGGACCGGCGTTTGCCGGGTGCGATTGACGCAGGGCGCGCGCGCCGATATCCCGGATGAACGGGACTGTGCGCGATCACGACGCATGGCCTTGCGGGAGGAACCGGGCGGATGGAATTCGATCTCACCGAGGAACAGCGCGCTTTCCAGGACATGGCCGCGTCCTTCGCGACCGAGGAGATGGAGCCGTATGCGCGCGACTGGGACGAGAACGCCACCTTTCCGGTGGAAACCCTGCGCAAGGCGGCGGCGCTGGGTTTTGGCGGCATTTATGTGCGCGACGATGTCGGCGGCTCGGACCTGACGCGGCTGGACGCGGCGATCATCTTCGAGGAACTCGCCAAGGGCTGCACCTCGACCGCCGCCTATATCTCCATCCACAACATGGCGTCGTGGATGATCGATACCTACGGCAACGACGAGCAGCGCGCGAAATGGCTGCCCGATCTGTGCTCCATGAACACCTTTGCCAGCTATTGCCTGACCGAGCCGGGCTCGGGGTCGGACGCGGCCGCCCTGCGCACCCGCGCCACACGCAACGGCGACGACTATGTGCTCAACGGCTCCAAGGCGTTCATCTCCGGCGGCGGCGTGGCGGACGTCTATGTCTGCATGGTGCGCACGGGCGACGAGACGCCTTCCGGCATTTCCTGCATCGTGGTGGAAAAGGACACGCCGGGCCTGTCGTTTGGCGCGCAGGAGCAGAAGCTCGGCTGGAAGAGCCAGCCCACCGCCCAGGTGAATTTCTCCGAGTGCCGCGTGCCGGCGGCGAATCTGATCGGCGCGGAGGGGCAGGGCTTCCGCATCGCCATGGCGGGGCTCGACGGTGGGCGGCTCAACATCGGCGCCTGTTCCCTGGGCGCGGCGCAGACCTGCCTGGAGCGCGCCATCGCCTACATGAAGGAGCGCAAGCAGTTCGGCCAGGCGCTTGCCGAATTCCAGGCGCTGCAGTTCCGCGTCGCCGACATGGCGACCGAGCTCGAGGCCGCGCGGCTGCTGCTGCACAAGGCGGCGTCGCACGTCGACGCCAAGACCCACGACGCCACCCGCCTTGCCGCCATGGCCAAGCGGCTGGCCACCGATGTCGGCTTCACGGTGGTCAACGAGGCGTTGCAGCTGCACGGCGGCTATGGCTATCTGCGCGACTATCCCATCGAGCGCTATCTGCGCGACGTCCGCGTGCACCAGATTCTCGAGGGCACCAACGAGATCATGCGCCTGATCATCGCGCGAGAGCTGTTCCGGCAGTAGGTCAAGCGTCCCTTGCGACACATCTGTTGTGCGCGAGGCCGGCAGCTTCCGCGCGTCAACCGCCTTGGCAAGGTCCCGGATAGACTTTATCTCTTGGAGCAACCGATTGCGGGCCTCCTCCCGCGCGCCTCCCGAAAGATCGCCGGACAACCATGACCCATGAGACGAATGACGCCAGCGATGGCGCGGTGTTTGACGATGTGCTGTTTGACGTGCGCGGCCGGGCGGGGTTCGTCACGCTGAACCGGCCCAAGGCGCTGAACGCGCTGAATCACGCCATGGTGCGGGCGATCATCACGCAGCTCGACGCCTGGGACGATGACCCCAGCGTCGCCCATGTGGTGATCGAGGCGGCAGGCGATCGCGCCTTTTGCGCCGGCGGCGATATCCGTGTGATCTATGAACAGGGGCGGGGGCACGGCGCGCCGGGGAATCCCGCGCAGCTCGAATTCTTCGCCGACGAATACCGCCTCAACGCCCGCTTGAAACATTATCCCAAGCCCACCGTGGCGCTGATCGACGGCATCGTCATGGGCGGCGGCGTCGGCCTGTCGGTACATGGCACCCATCGTGTCGGCGGCGCGCGCACCACCTTCGCCATGCCGGAGGTCGGCATCGGCTTCTTCCCCGACGTCGGCGCCACCTATGTGCTGCCGCGCATGCCGCGTCAGACCGGCATCTATTGCGCGCTCACCGGCGGCCGGCTGAAGCAGGCCGACGCGCTGTGGGCGGGCATCCTGACCCACGCCGTCCCGTCCGAGCGCTTCGCCGCGATCGCACTGGCGCTGGAGCAGGCCACCGACATCGTCGCCGTTCTCGACGGCTTCCACGAACAGCCGCCGGCGGACGCCAAGGCCGAGCCGCTGGCCGATCTGGCGCCGGACATCGAACGGATCTTTTCCGGCCCCGATGTCGCCGCGATTCTCGCCGGTCTCGACGCGGAGAGCGGCGCGCATGCCGAGTGGGCGGCAAGGACGGCGGCGGCCATCCGCCGCCAGTCGCCCACCAGCGTGTGCGTCGTCTTCGCACAGATGCGCCGCGGCGCGAAGCTGGACTTTGACGACGCCATGCGATTGGAGTTCCGCATCGTCTCGCATATTCTCAAGGGACACGACTTCTATGAGGGCGTGCGCGCGGTGATCATCGACAAGGACGGCGCGCCGCAGTGGAGGCCCGCCAGGCTTGAGGATGTCGCCGCGGTTGATGTCGAGACCCATTTCGTGCGACCGCAGGACGGCGATCTGGTTCTGACGGCCTGAGCCGATCGCCCGAACACTTCGAAGACCGGACCTGATCATGATCGTGGCACTGCAAGACGTCTTACGGAACCGCCCGTCGTGGCGCGAGCTTTTCGTGTGGTACCTGCGCGCGCTGGCCATCCTGCTGATCGGCGCGGGGCTCATCCACTGGGCGCGCATTATAGGCTACACGCCTTGGCGCGGGGTCTTCTTCGCCGACATGCAGGTCGAGTGGCAGGTGGCCACCGTCTATTTCGGCGTGCTGGATCTGGTCGCCGCCGTGGGCCTGTGGCTGACCGCGAGCTGGGGGCCGGTGATGTGGCTGCTGCGCACCCTGTCGCAGGTCGCCATGCACACGGTCTTCGCCGACATCTTCGCTCACCGGCCCTACGAGATTTCCTTCTACCTGATCACCATCCTGATCTATCTGGGGCTGTTGGTGCTGATGGAACGCGAAAATCGCCGCTAGCGCCCCGTGCGCGGAGACGGTCGCCGGGGAGGGCGGCCGGCGCGGAGCGCATGCGGCGCAACCAATATCAAGAAGCACGGGAGGAGCGCATGGCGCGCATTGGTTTTATCGGACTGGGCAACATGGGCGGGCCGATGGCCGCCAACCTGGCGGCGGCGGGTCACGAGGTCACCGGTCTTGATCTGAGCATGGAAGCCGTCAAGCGGCTGGAGGCGGCGGGTGGCGCCGGCGCGGACAGCATCGCCGAGACGGTTGCCTTCGCCGACGTCGTGGTCACCATGCTCCCCGCGGGCGCGCATGTGCGCGAGGTCTATACCGGCGATGACGGCATTCTGACTCATGCGCGTCCCGGGACGGTGCTGATCGACAGCTCCACCATCGACGTCGACAGCGCCCGCGTCGTGGCGGACGCGGCGCAGGCCGCGGGAATGGCGATGGTCGATGCGCCGGTCTCCGGTGGTGTCGGCGGCGCGCAGGCCGGCACTCTGACCTTCATGGTCGGCGGCCCGGAGGAGGCCTTCGCCAAGGCCAGGCCCTATCTCGAGATCATGGGCAAGACGATCGTGCACGCGGGCGGCGCGGGCAACGGCCAGGCGGCGAAGATCTGCAACAATATGATCCTCGGCATTTCGATGATCGGCGTCTCGGAAGCCTTCGTGCTGGCCGAGAAGCTTGGTCTCGATCATCAGAAGCTGTTCGATATCGCCTCCACCGCCTCCGGCCAGTGCTGGTCGATGACCAGCTATTGCCCGGTCCCCGGCCCGGTGCCCGCCTCGCCGGCCAACCGCGACTATCAGCCCGGCTTCGCCGCGGCCATGATGCTCAAGGACCTCAAGCTGGCGCAGGACGCCGCGCGCAGCGTGGACGCCTCCACGCCGCTCGGCGCGGAAGCCTCCGCGCTCTATTCACTGTTTTGTAACGCTGGCAACGAAGGAATGGATTTTTCTGGCATCATAAAATACCTGCGCGGCAAGGTCGCCGATCAAGGTTGATGCGCAATGTGCGAAAGTCTGCCGTTTTGAGCCGCATTTCGCTAAAAGCCGCGTTCCTCCCTTAACAGAAGATTCATCTTGCCTCTTAAGCGGATCTTAGATTGCACCGCCTAATGTCGGTCTCAGGCGGAAAGAATATCTGCCAAAGCACAGGACAAAAGAGGCGCAATCAGATGATCACGGCAAAAAGGGCAGTCGAGGTCCTGGCGCAGGATGAGGATGAAGTGGCGCTGAAGCCGCTTTACCTTGAAGCGCTAACCCTCGTTGAGCGATTGCATCGTCGATTACTTGATGTGATCAAGGATGAGTTTGACCGGATGGGCCGTTCGGACGTCAACAGCGTGCAGGCGTTGTTGCTGTTCAACATCGGTGACAGCGTGTTGACGGCCGGAGAGCTGCGTACACGTGGTTACTATCTCGGTTCGAACGTCTCCTACAATTTGAAGAAACTGGTCGACACCGGTTTTATCAATCATGAGCGGTCGCGGGTCGACCGCCGGTCGGTACGCGTCAGCCTGACCGAGCAGGGTCTGGCCGTCGCAGGGATCGTCAACGATCTCTATGAGCGCCACATCCTGTCGGTCGCCCAGGTTGGCGAAATCGATGCGGATGAGTTCAAGCAGCTCAACCAGTCGCTGCGGCGCCTCGAGCGCTTCTGGACCGACCAGATCCTGTATCGTCTCTAGGGGCAAGACCCAGGGCGGACGTGGACGCATCGCAACGTCGCGGATAGCAAGAGAAAAATGGCTGGGGCAAACCACAGCCGATCCCCAAGCGCCGCCCGCAACACGGGCGGCGCTTTGCGTTTGTGTCGCCGCCGCTATCTCGGTATCGGAGCCCTTTGCGACACGAGATCGCCTTAATGCGGTGAGATGCAGGGTCGTCCCGCTCCTTCCGGCGGGATGATGCCAGTCACCCGGTGCCCGATGGCGCCGCATCAATCGGACGTCCGGGCGTTTGGCGACCGCGCGCCGCGCGGGTCGATCGTGTGCTGCGGCCTGCGGACCGAGGTGCGGATCCTGCGTCACACTGGCGTGAGATGATCGGTGAGCAGGCGCGTCTTTTATTGCCTCGCCCGCCGCATGATGGTAGTGGATAGGCAGTTTCGGGAAATCGTCTTCCATGGCGGCTAGACTGTACGTGGATTCAAGTAGTTAGCGTTGCGATTCAAGCAGATCGGACATGTCCGTTTGTCTCGTTTCGTCTGGTTGTCCAGACCAAGGCGCCCGCAATACGCGGACGTCCCGTCTGGCAGGGTGATGACAGGAGCCGTTTTGGGCCCGATTGGCCGCGAAGCGTCCGGTCGTCACAGTGACTGATCAGCGTGTGCGCCGGTGCGATCATCGGCGCGCGGTCGCGTTGATCGCTCTCACGGCGCCGAAGCAGGTCGTTTGCGTATCCACGCAAGGGCTTCGGACCGGGAACCGCTTTCAGGAGTGAGCGCTGTGGAATTCTGCAAGGCCGGCTTGATCGGCGCCAAAATGGTTCGGATTGCTCGTGCGGGCGCCAAGGTGGCGGTGATCGCACAGGCGACGCTGTTCGGCGCGGTTGCGATGCTGCCGCTCTCCGCGAACGCTCAATCGCCGCTCCAGGTGCTGCAGCAGCACCAGAAGCGCGAGGAGTGGAAGTCGCGTCTCGACGAGACCATCAAGGGGCTCGATGCCTTCAAGTCGGACCAGCCGACGCTTTCCGCCGATACCGTGGCGTATCTTGAGCGCTCGATCGAGAAATACCGCGCCATCGTCGCCAACGGCGGCTGGGCGGCTGTCCCCAATCCCCCGCAGAAGTTGCGCATGGGCGCGCGCAGCCAGATCGTCGTCGCCCTTCGCCAGCGGCTCATGACGTCGGGCGACATGGACGCCAACCTCAGTCTGTCCCCCAGCTTCGATTCCGATGTGGACGAGGGCGTGCGCCGCTTTCAGGTGCGTCACGGTTTGACGCCGGACGGCATTCTTGACCGCGGCACCCTGGGCGCGCTCAACGTGCCGGCCATTGTCCGCCTGCGCCAGCTCGAAACCAACATCGTGCGGGTGCGCGCCATGTCCGGCTTCCTCGGCGAGCGCTACGTGATGGTCAACATTCCGGCCGCCGAGATCGAGGCCGTGGACAATGGCGTCGTGCGTTCGCGCCATACCGCGGTTGTCGGCAAGATCGACCGCCAGACGCCGATTCTCGCCAGCAAGATCTATGAGTTGAACTTCAACCCGTATTGGACCGTGCCCGTCAGCATCATCCGCAAGGACCTGATCCCGAAGATGAGTGAGGATCCGGAGTATCTGGCGCGCAACAAGATCCGGATTTACGACTGGAACAACAACGAGCTGGATTCGACCCAGATCGACTGGAACACGGATGACGCCACCAAGCTTCAGTTCCGTCAGGACCCGGGCGAGGAAAATTCGCTTGGTTCGGTGCGCATCAATTTTCACAACCAGCACCAGGTCTATCTGCACGACACGCCGTCCAAGAGCCTGTTCACCAAGGATTACCGTTTCGATTCCTCGGGTTGCGTGCGGGTTCAGAACGTCCGCGACCTGGTCACATGGCTGCTGGAATCCACGACGCCCGACTGGTCGCGCGCCCGTGTTGATCAGACGATCGCCTCCGGCGAGCGGCTGGACGTGAAGCTGGACGACGGCATTCCGCTGTATCTGACCTATGTCACCGCCTGGAGCAGTCCCAATGGTGTGGTGCATTTCCGCGAGGACATCTACAATCGCGATGGTCTCGGCGGCAGCATGCCGGAGGACGGCCCGGTCGTGGTCCTGCAATAGCGGGCGGCTCCGGGCAAATCGGGGGTGGCGGCATGAGCGGACGCGACGGAACGTCACATTCGGGTGAGGTCTACCTCGAATTCCAGCAGATCGGGCGGCAGATAAAGGTCATCGCGATCTGCGCCACCACGGGCGTCGAGGTCAGCGTTTTCGGGCCCGCATCGGTGCCGCGCTCCGATTTGCAGCGCATCGCCGTGCGCAAACTGCAGCGCCGCATTCAGATGCAGTCCGGCGCTTGAAAATCCCCGCTCC is a genomic window containing:
- a CDS encoding isobutyryl-CoA dehydrogenase — its product is MEFDLTEEQRAFQDMAASFATEEMEPYARDWDENATFPVETLRKAAALGFGGIYVRDDVGGSDLTRLDAAIIFEELAKGCTSTAAYISIHNMASWMIDTYGNDEQRAKWLPDLCSMNTFASYCLTEPGSGSDAAALRTRATRNGDDYVLNGSKAFISGGGVADVYVCMVRTGDETPSGISCIVVEKDTPGLSFGAQEQKLGWKSQPTAQVNFSECRVPAANLIGAEGQGFRIAMAGLDGGRLNIGACSLGAAQTCLERAIAYMKERKQFGQALAEFQALQFRVADMATELEAARLLLHKAASHVDAKTHDATRLAAMAKRLATDVGFTVVNEALQLHGGYGYLRDYPIERYLRDVRVHQILEGTNEIMRLIIARELFRQ
- a CDS encoding L,D-transpeptidase family protein, with translation MVRIARAGAKVAVIAQATLFGAVAMLPLSANAQSPLQVLQQHQKREEWKSRLDETIKGLDAFKSDQPTLSADTVAYLERSIEKYRAIVANGGWAAVPNPPQKLRMGARSQIVVALRQRLMTSGDMDANLSLSPSFDSDVDEGVRRFQVRHGLTPDGILDRGTLGALNVPAIVRLRQLETNIVRVRAMSGFLGERYVMVNIPAAEIEAVDNGVVRSRHTAVVGKIDRQTPILASKIYELNFNPYWTVPVSIIRKDLIPKMSEDPEYLARNKIRIYDWNNNELDSTQIDWNTDDATKLQFRQDPGEENSLGSVRINFHNQHQVYLHDTPSKSLFTKDYRFDSSGCVRVQNVRDLVTWLLESTTPDWSRARVDQTIASGERLDVKLDDGIPLYLTYVTAWSSPNGVVHFREDIYNRDGLGGSMPEDGPVVVLQ
- a CDS encoding DUF6163 family protein, with protein sequence MIVALQDVLRNRPSWRELFVWYLRALAILLIGAGLIHWARIIGYTPWRGVFFADMQVEWQVATVYFGVLDLVAAVGLWLTASWGPVMWLLRTLSQVAMHTVFADIFAHRPYEISFYLITILIYLGLLVLMERENRR
- the mmsB gene encoding 3-hydroxyisobutyrate dehydrogenase → MRRNQYQEAREERMARIGFIGLGNMGGPMAANLAAAGHEVTGLDLSMEAVKRLEAAGGAGADSIAETVAFADVVVTMLPAGAHVREVYTGDDGILTHARPGTVLIDSSTIDVDSARVVADAAQAAGMAMVDAPVSGGVGGAQAGTLTFMVGGPEEAFAKARPYLEIMGKTIVHAGGAGNGQAAKICNNMILGISMIGVSEAFVLAEKLGLDHQKLFDIASTASGQCWSMTSYCPVPGPVPASPANRDYQPGFAAAMMLKDLKLAQDAARSVDASTPLGAEASALYSLFCNAGNEGMDFSGIIKYLRGKVADQG
- a CDS encoding PLP-dependent aminotransferase family protein gives rise to the protein MTIFSDLRGDAGGDTPIGARQLEAFLRDRIASGVLPEGTRLPPVREAAWQLNCAPGTVSRAYQALTVSGLTHGVVGRGTFVGEGPRLLTMPFKPSDPARVIDMAVNCFLMEPAGDFLREGLEAAGARAAAGTTPLDYVGEMGAAGDREAALPYLARWRHDITPDTVCILNGVQSALSAAFGSLVRPGTGIACDQVTYPGMLSAAALNGVKLLPVTMDGQGMCPDALDACCRANAVSLVVLMPSVQNPTGRPMPVKRREAIAEVAARHALTIVEDEIYGFLSADSGSSFSALLPEQTLLVTGMSKCIAPAMRIGYAAGPGRLVRRVAGAHNAMQMMASALLSGIASQVIRNGALDRRIEAIRRGVRQRAEYVSKTLPGLAEPDLQGGLAWLTLPGGWRGMPFARRPRRWACG
- a CDS encoding MarR family winged helix-turn-helix transcriptional regulator, whose protein sequence is MITAKRAVEVLAQDEDEVALKPLYLEALTLVERLHRRLLDVIKDEFDRMGRSDVNSVQALLLFNIGDSVLTAGELRTRGYYLGSNVSYNLKKLVDTGFINHERSRVDRRSVRVSLTEQGLAVAGIVNDLYERHILSVAQVGEIDADEFKQLNQSLRRLERFWTDQILYRL
- a CDS encoding enoyl-CoA hydratase/isomerase family protein; this encodes MTHETNDASDGAVFDDVLFDVRGRAGFVTLNRPKALNALNHAMVRAIITQLDAWDDDPSVAHVVIEAAGDRAFCAGGDIRVIYEQGRGHGAPGNPAQLEFFADEYRLNARLKHYPKPTVALIDGIVMGGGVGLSVHGTHRVGGARTTFAMPEVGIGFFPDVGATYVLPRMPRQTGIYCALTGGRLKQADALWAGILTHAVPSERFAAIALALEQATDIVAVLDGFHEQPPADAKAEPLADLAPDIERIFSGPDVAAILAGLDAESGAHAEWAARTAAAIRRQSPTSVCVVFAQMRRGAKLDFDDAMRLEFRIVSHILKGHDFYEGVRAVIIDKDGAPQWRPARLEDVAAVDVETHFVRPQDGDLVLTA
- a CDS encoding threonine ammonia-lyase → MQITLATIQDAAAAIEGEVVRTPLLPAPRLSILTGADVWVKFENQQRTNAFKERGALTKLLTLSAEERARGVIAMSAGNHAQALACHATRLGIPATIVMPTTTPHVKTAATRAYGAQVVLAGESVAEAQAEAYRIADAKNLVFVHPFDDPDIIRGQGTIALEILADAPDTEIIVVPVGGGGLISGVGIAAKALKPEIEIIGAETAFYPSMHNALHGAQAPCAGNTLAEGIAVATAGTLTREIVAKVVDEIILLPEASIETAVNAFLELQKTVAEGAGAAGLAALLTHPDRFRGRRVTLVLSGGNIDPRLLASIITRELAREGRMVTIRMEIPDRPGVLGDISTLIGDLDGNILDVSHHRLFLDVPAKGASLDVTMETRDSDHARQIIEMLRTRGFKVDWLKVAETSGR
- a CDS encoding LysE family translocator, encoding MPAIMSLDQYLLLCLYIIALTGTPGPANVAFLAYGSTYGVRRTVPFWLGTLFGFSMIYVLAVAGLLAIVTGLPWLWNALRVACLGYIVYLAWTIAMASPRPVDAPMPADSRAPGFLRGFWVHPLNPKAYAMQIAAISQFVSPERYVADATTIAITFFCLGGAVNFGWIAGGRILARLANSPLRFRIVNGTLAALMLVSTAVSLQMA
- the hemB gene encoding porphobilinogen synthase, which translates into the protein MASILGGRRMRRNRRADWSRRLVRENVLTVDDLIWPIFIVAGSGVRQPVASMPGVERLSVDEAVRDAEKAASLGIPAIALFPYTDPALRDATGSEALNADNLVCRACRAIKKAVPNVGLVTDVALDPYTSHGHDGLMDGETILNDETVAQLVRQSLIQADAGADVIAPSDMMDGRIGAIRAALDDNGFTDLQIMSYAAKYASAFYGPFRDAVGTNATLVGDKRTYQMDPANTDEAIIEVELDLAEGADMIMVKPGMPYLDIVRRVKDTFAVPTYAYQVSGEYAMIMAAAQNGWLDGERAMLESLMAFKRAGADGVLTYFAPRVAEILKKG